Genomic DNA from Caloranaerobacter ferrireducens:
TTGAATGAATTACTAAATTTTTGTCTAGAGTAACAACAGCTAATATACTTCTTGTTTGACTTTCTTTCATTTATATTAAACTCTCCTTTGATTTTATTTAGTTTTTTCTTGTCTTTTTTTATTCATTTCAAGTATAGGAACATTAAGAATAATTTCTTTTAACTTATCTATATCTTTAACAATGGGAACAATAACTAAAGCTAATTCTCCCGTATCAAAATTTCTTCTAGTAGCTACATATCTTTCAAGTCCAAGTAGTCTAGAACATTCATGAATAATGGCTGTTCTCTGCCCTTGATGATTCAATATTATTTTTTCATTATCACCTTTAGGTTTTAATATAACACCAATTCCGTTTTTTAATATTCTTTCTCTAGTAGCAGATAAACCCACATTCATTACAAAAATGTCTCCAACATATAAATTTGCTCCATCTTTAAATTTAAGAGGGGCTTCTTCTATAGTAATAATATCCTTTAATGTATGTCCTTTAGTGTATTGTTTAAGAAGAAATGCAACAATAAAGCCAATTACTGTTGCAAGAATTAATATTATGGAATTTGTTTTGATATATTTTCTTATCATGAATGCAGATATTGTAGTTGTGAGCGAAACAATCATAACAATATAATTTCTGGCCTCAAACGTTTTAGCTATGCCATCTATATAAGATTCACCTCTAGGAGCATAACTATCTCTTTCAAGTGAATGAAGAGTTTCTTTTTCCATTTTTCTAATATCTCTAAATTGCTGTATAGCTAAGGCTAAAAAAGTTACAGCAACGTAGTTCTTACCCAATAGAGCTGGATAAGCAACTGCTCCAATAGCTGCTGCTATGAAGCCTGTTGTTAAATGAATTAAATATCCATTTGGGAAAGTAGGGTATTGTCTTACATCTCCTCTGAGCATCCACCATCTACTTATAAAGCCTACTAAGATACCTATAGATATAAATAGTAAAACATGTAATTCAAGAAGATGATTTTGTTGCATATTAATTCCCCTTAACTTATAATCTATAGGAAATTATATTCCTTACTAAACTATGGATAATTTTAAATATAATTTCCGTAATGGATATGGGCAAAATCTTCCTTAATTTATTTGAATTGAAGATTTTGTTCTTTTT
This window encodes:
- a CDS encoding YIEGIA family protein is translated as MQQNHLLELHVLLFISIGILVGFISRWWMLRGDVRQYPTFPNGYLIHLTTGFIAAAIGAVAYPALLGKNYVAVTFLALAIQQFRDIRKMEKETLHSLERDSYAPRGESYIDGIAKTFEARNYIVMIVSLTTTISAFMIRKYIKTNSIILILATVIGFIVAFLLKQYTKGHTLKDIITIEEAPLKFKDGANLYVGDIFVMNVGLSATRERILKNGIGVILKPKGDNEKIILNHQGQRTAIIHECSRLLGLERYVATRRNFDTGELALVIVPIVKDIDKLKEIILNVPILEMNKKRQEKTK